From the genome of Vicia villosa cultivar HV-30 ecotype Madison, WI linkage group LG2, Vvil1.0, whole genome shotgun sequence, one region includes:
- the LOC131650453 gene encoding uncharacterized protein LOC131650453, whose amino-acid sequence MDVVRDVIGEVGAAHVAGIPLSTELGKDLLIWNAEKHGDFSVKTAYHHLSASRRNNRPGSSSSDLDPLWKPLWKAPIPNKIKEFIWRLAKDILPTRSNVCSKGITIDPSCPFCDSCPETSAHLFVHCSFIKRMLFAGTLGVRIPSVRDACEWLLQVFKSKDLNMVQFVCFGLWKVWQARNSVVFRNANPCPLLLANEVCCSVSEFNASSNAATLSSLHAQLEGNGGNCWSIQTDAGCFEGGVVVLGCVIKAPNGDVLMVATQRMSCFASPSIVEAFGIKWGLQLAKNAQIDNVTVQYDALGVVDCVNGVSYAVDLEPIVLDCQFLIKSFVSVAVLFVGRNNISDAHNLVSLGRVVGSRTWLGCIPLLEENSVSLAPLAYP is encoded by the coding sequence ATGGATGTGGTTAGGGATGTCATAGGGGAGGTTGGAGCTGCCCATGTGGCTGGGATTCCGCTTTCCACAGAACTGGGGAAGGATTTGCTGATTTGGAATGCTGAAAAGCATGGAGATTTTTCTGTTAAGACTGCCTATCATCATCTGTCTGCCTCTAGACGCAACAATAGACCTGGATCCTCTTCTAGTGATCTTGACCCTCTATGGAAACCTTTGTGGAAGGCGCCTATTCCTAACAAGATTAAGGAGTTCATATGGAGGCTTGCTAAAGACATTCTCCCTACTCGAAGCAACGTTTGTTCGAAAGGTATTACTATTGACCCCTCTTGTCCCTTTTGTGATAGCTGTCCGGAAACTTCTGCCCACCTCTTTGTGCATTGTTCTTTTATAAAGCGCATGCTTTTTGCTGGCACTTTGGGAGTGAGAATCCCGTCTGTAAGGGATGCGTGTGAGTGGCTTCTGCAGGTGTTTAAAAGTAAGGATTTAAATATGGTGCAATTTGTTTGTTTCGGATTATGGAAAGTTTGGCAGGCTAGGAATTCTGTTGTGTTTAGAAATGCTAACCCTTGCCCATTATTGCTAGCAAATGAGGTTTGCTGCTCCGTCAGTGAGTTTAACGCTAGTAGCAATGCCGCCACTCTTTCCTCGTTGCACGCACAGTTAGAAGGTAATGGTGGTAACTGTTGGTCGATTCAGACAGACGCGGGATGTTTTGAAGGTGGGGTGGTGGTCCTAGGATGTGTGATCAAAGCTCCCAATGGTGATGTTTTAATGGTTGCGACTCAAAGGATGTCGTGTTTTGCTTCCCCAAGCATTGTTGAAGCTTTTGGTATTAAATGGGGCCTGCAACTGGCTAAGAATGCTCAGATTGATAATGTTACGGTCCAATACGATGCTCTTGGTGTTGTGGACTGCGTTAATGGTGTTAGCTATGCGGTTGATCTTGAACCTATAGTTTTAGATTGTCAGTTTTTAATTAAATCTTTTGTTTCTGTTGCTGTTTTGTTTGTTGGTAGAAACAATATTTCTGATGCCCATAATTTAGTTAGCTTGGGCCGTGTTGTTGGCTCTCGTACCTGGCTTGGCTGTATCCCTCTTTTGGAGGAGAATTCTGTATCCTTGGCTCCTTTGGCCTATCCTTAA
- the LOC131650452 gene encoding uncharacterized protein LOC131650452 produces MEAYRSCHDPEATSRFLEAQSEYEKALLKEDIYWRQRAKMHWFRDGDRNTRFFHQSAMARRKFKQINFLRHEDGTAVTEQQDLSMVAKRYFETLFTATSRNDEEVLSLFPQVITEDENVKLIRPISQEELYESLCDMHPNKSPGPDGFNPAFYKKIWELCGRDIWLAATNWLSRGYFPPTMNDTNICLIPRPKCNNPQNMKDYRPISLCNVVYKLV; encoded by the coding sequence ATGGAAGCTTACCGTAGCTGCCATGATCCCGAAGCGACCTCTCGTTTTCTCGAAGCCCAAAGCGAATATGAGAAAGCTCTTTTAAAAGAAGACATATATTGGCGTCAACGAGCTAAGATGCATTGGTTTCGTGACGGTGATCGTAACACCCGTTTCTTCCATCAATCGGCTATGGCTCGAAGGAAATTTAAGCAAATTAATTTTTTGAGGCATGAGGATGGTACCGCAGTTACGGAACAGCAGGATCTAAGCATGGTGGCTAAGAGGTATTTTGAAACTTTATTCACAGCAACATCACGTAATGATGAAGAGGTTCTCAGTTTGTTCCCACAAGTTATTACTGAAGATGAGAATGTGAAGCTTATCCGCCCTATTTCGCAGGAAGAACTTTATGAATCTCTTTGTGATATGCATCCTAATAAATCTCCAGGCCCTGACGGATTTAACCCGGCGTTTTACAAAAAAATTTGGGAACTTTGTGGTAGAGATATATGGCTGGCTGCAACTAATTGGTTATCCAGAGGTTACTTCCCACCGACTATGAACGACACCAATATTTGTTTGATCCCGAGGCCGAAATGCAACAATCCGCAGAATATGAAAGATTACCGTCCCATCTCCCTCTGTAATGTGGTGTATAAATTGGTGTAA